One Brachybacterium aquaticum genomic region harbors:
- a CDS encoding inositol monophosphatase family protein: protein MTTSALRTPPAPTPSLLLEYAITAANAAAVYLRGLDRDHLAREYKTSSHDIVTEHDRAAEEIIVSELRRLLPTCRIVGEEGGERPADGGAVPEQVSFYVDPIDGTSNFAAGLPLFCISIGVAVGDELVAGVIDAPILGQVFAAADGPATLNGKELSPRATHDAADALVLTGFPGQRVGKEFPEFAGRASLELANGVSAVRHLGTAALELAYVAAGWADATALGTINPWDVAAGFHILRRAGGTVRTWPGRDARTDATAAERPDHLQPAYVACTGETRLEVLDRLQDELQSLRDAEGDSERDAD from the coding sequence GTGACCACCTCCGCGCTCCGCACCCCGCCCGCCCCGACGCCGTCGCTGCTGCTCGAGTACGCGATCACCGCCGCGAACGCCGCCGCCGTGTACCTGCGCGGCCTCGACCGCGACCACCTCGCCCGGGAGTACAAGACCTCCAGCCACGACATCGTCACCGAGCACGACCGCGCGGCCGAGGAGATCATCGTCTCCGAGCTGCGCCGCCTGCTGCCCACCTGCCGCATCGTCGGCGAGGAGGGCGGCGAGCGCCCGGCCGACGGGGGAGCGGTCCCGGAGCAGGTGAGCTTCTACGTCGACCCCATCGACGGCACCAGCAACTTCGCCGCCGGTCTGCCGCTGTTCTGCATCTCGATCGGCGTGGCCGTGGGCGACGAGCTCGTCGCCGGGGTGATCGACGCCCCGATCCTCGGTCAGGTCTTCGCCGCGGCCGATGGGCCCGCGACCCTGAACGGCAAGGAGCTGAGCCCCCGCGCCACACACGATGCCGCCGATGCGCTGGTGCTCACCGGCTTCCCCGGCCAGCGGGTCGGCAAGGAGTTCCCCGAGTTCGCCGGCCGCGCCTCCCTGGAGCTCGCGAACGGGGTCTCCGCCGTGCGCCATCTCGGCACCGCCGCGCTCGAGCTCGCCTACGTCGCCGCCGGCTGGGCGGATGCGACCGCGCTCGGCACCATCAACCCCTGGGACGTCGCCGCCGGGTTCCACATCCTGCGCCGCGCCGGCGGGACCGTGCGCACCTGGCCCGGCCGCGACGCACGCACGGATGCCACCGCTGCTGAGCGTCCCGATCATCTCCAGCCGGCCTACGTCGCCTGCACGGGCGAGACACGACTCGAGGTGCTCGACCGGCTCCAGGACGAGCTGCAGTCGCTGCGGGACGCGGAGGGCGACAGCGAGCGCGACGCCGACTGA
- a CDS encoding D-arabinono-1,4-lactone oxidase, giving the protein MSALVARPGRHTHRNWSGSARFTPQQVLTPRGEDEVLSALALARRRGLPLRVVGGGHSFTPLVATDGVLLSLDEHQGLVSADPATGLVTLRGGTRLWVIAELLAPHGLALSVMGDIDRQSIAGAIQTGTHGTGARLTGFAGMVRALRLALPDGSIVDVSPEREPHLFEAARLGLGTLGVILEVTLQCVPAYRLALHEATVPAGEAIGSFLADSALADHHEIFWFPRTDRATVRTMRRLPATAERHRPARALELLQREVLGNGAFEVMCRGAAMVPPLSRPVAEIASRAFAGPGIVDDSPAVYAAPRRVRFHESEWALPAERAEEALAALPARFEAEDVRVTFPLEIRRVAADDVWLSTAHGRDSVYLAAHRYHREDAGPYLRLVQDTLAPFDARPHWGKLHWLGAAELSRLYPRFADFTAVRRAVDPDGLLMTPYLDRLLGR; this is encoded by the coding sequence GTGAGCGCCCTCGTGGCCCGCCCGGGTCGGCACACCCACCGCAACTGGAGCGGCTCCGCCCGCTTCACCCCGCAGCAGGTCCTCACCCCGCGCGGCGAGGACGAGGTGCTCTCCGCCCTCGCGCTCGCCCGGCGGCGCGGCCTCCCGCTGCGGGTCGTGGGCGGCGGTCATTCCTTCACCCCGCTGGTGGCGACCGACGGGGTGCTGCTGAGCCTCGATGAGCACCAGGGCCTGGTCTCCGCCGATCCGGCGACGGGCCTGGTCACCCTGCGCGGCGGCACGAGACTGTGGGTGATCGCGGAGCTCCTGGCACCCCACGGCCTCGCTCTCTCCGTGATGGGTGACATCGACCGCCAGTCCATCGCGGGCGCGATCCAGACCGGCACCCACGGCACGGGCGCCCGCCTCACCGGCTTCGCCGGGATGGTGCGGGCGCTGCGCCTCGCCCTCCCGGACGGCAGCATCGTCGACGTCTCTCCCGAGCGTGAGCCGCACCTGTTCGAGGCGGCCCGGCTAGGACTCGGCACCCTCGGCGTGATCCTCGAGGTGACGCTGCAGTGCGTACCCGCCTACCGCCTCGCACTCCATGAGGCGACCGTCCCGGCCGGCGAGGCGATCGGCTCCTTCCTCGCCGACTCCGCCCTCGCCGACCACCACGAGATCTTCTGGTTCCCGCGCACCGACCGCGCGACCGTGCGCACCATGCGCCGCCTGCCCGCCACCGCGGAGCGCCACCGACCCGCCCGGGCCCTCGAGCTGCTCCAGCGCGAGGTGCTCGGCAACGGCGCCTTCGAGGTGATGTGCCGCGGCGCCGCCATGGTCCCGCCCCTCAGCCGGCCCGTCGCCGAGATCGCCTCGCGCGCCTTCGCGGGGCCGGGGATCGTGGACGACTCGCCCGCGGTGTACGCGGCGCCGCGCCGGGTGCGCTTCCACGAGTCCGAATGGGCGCTCCCGGCCGAGCGGGCGGAGGAGGCGCTCGCCGCTCTCCCGGCCCGCTTCGAGGCGGAGGACGTGCGCGTCACCTTCCCGCTCGAGATCCGCCGGGTCGCGGCCGACGACGTGTGGCTGTCCACGGCGCACGGCCGCGACAGCGTCTACCTCGCCGCCCACCGCTACCACCGCGAGGACGCCGGCCCCTACCTGCGCCTCGTGCAGGACACCCTCGCCCCCTTCGACGCCCGCCCGCACTGGGGCAAGCTGCACTGGCTTGGCGCCGCGGAGCTCTCCCGCCTCTATCCGCGCTTCGCGGACTTCACCGCCGTGCGCCGCGCCGTCGATCCGGACGGACTGCTCATGACGCCGTACCTGGACCGTCTGCTCGGACGCTGA
- a CDS encoding alanine racemase, with protein MTAPGAPRLARDLASLTALLEREGWAERPVAVLDLDALDANATDLERRAGGTGRAAGTALRIASKSLRVRALLDRVLARPGWAGILAYTLPEALWLVEHGARDVVVAYPTAERGALRRLAASPEALAAITLMVDETAHLDLILDATADLRPRPSGARIRLALELDVSYAPVPGVRFGALRSPLRSAAQARALAEQITARPDLQLVGMMAYEGHVAGVTDAARTPYGAAVRTMKRLAIPDIAARRAEAVAAVSEIVPLEFVNGGGTGSVSSTAAESAVTEIAAGSGLIGPGLFDRYRDFSPQPALHLGVSVVRRPAPQVATLLGGGWVASGVPGLDRLPTIDHPIGLAFAPQEAAGEVQTPVVGPAAEHLRVGDTVWLRHAKAGEPAEHVTHYVLVAGDAIVGTAPTYRGEGAAFL; from the coding sequence GTGACCGCCCCCGGAGCGCCCCGCCTCGCACGCGACCTCGCCTCCCTCACCGCGCTGCTGGAGCGCGAGGGCTGGGCCGAGCGTCCCGTCGCCGTCCTCGACCTCGACGCGCTGGACGCCAACGCCACCGACCTCGAGCGCCGCGCCGGCGGGACCGGCCGCGCCGCCGGCACCGCCCTGCGCATCGCCTCGAAGTCCCTGCGCGTGCGCGCCCTGCTGGACCGGGTCCTGGCCCGCCCTGGCTGGGCCGGGATCCTCGCCTACACCCTCCCCGAGGCGCTGTGGCTCGTGGAGCACGGCGCCCGCGACGTGGTCGTCGCCTACCCGACCGCCGAGCGGGGCGCGTTGCGCCGCCTCGCCGCCTCCCCGGAGGCGCTCGCGGCGATCACCCTCATGGTCGACGAGACCGCCCACCTCGACCTGATCCTCGACGCCACCGCGGACCTGCGCCCCCGCCCCTCCGGCGCGCGGATCCGCCTTGCCCTCGAGCTGGACGTCTCCTACGCGCCCGTGCCCGGGGTCCGCTTCGGCGCGCTGCGCTCCCCGCTGCGCAGCGCCGCCCAGGCCCGTGCCCTCGCCGAGCAGATCACCGCCCGCCCGGACCTTCAGCTGGTGGGGATGATGGCCTACGAGGGCCACGTCGCCGGGGTCACCGACGCCGCCCGAACCCCCTACGGCGCCGCGGTGCGCACCATGAAGCGCCTGGCGATCCCGGACATCGCCGCCCGCCGCGCCGAGGCCGTCGCGGCCGTCTCCGAGATCGTGCCGCTCGAGTTCGTCAACGGCGGCGGCACCGGATCGGTCTCCTCCACCGCCGCCGAGTCCGCGGTCACCGAGATCGCCGCAGGGTCCGGACTGATCGGTCCGGGCCTGTTCGACCGCTACCGGGACTTCTCCCCGCAGCCGGCCCTCCACCTCGGCGTCTCCGTGGTGCGCCGCCCCGCCCCGCAGGTCGCGACCCTCCTCGGCGGCGGCTGGGTCGCCAGTGGCGTCCCCGGTTTGGACCGCCTGCCCACGATCGACCATCCCATCGGCCTCGCCTTCGCCCCGCAGGAGGCGGCGGGGGAGGTGCAGACCCCGGTCGTCGGCCCCGCCGCGGAGCACCTGCGCGTCGGGGACACGGTGTGGCTGCGCCACGCGAAGGCCGGCGAGCCCGCCGAGCACGTCACCCACTACGTGCTCGTGGCCGGGGACGCGATCGTCGGGACCGCGCCGACGTACCGGGGAGAGGGGGCGGCGTTCCTGTGA
- a CDS encoding GNAT family N-acetyltransferase: MVHVWPLVLRDEELTLRPLRRRDSTDFEQLRARNADWLRPWDATDPLVGASAPDFRTLRRWSSQQARLGAALPLAIVADGRLAGQITAGPIQYGAVRSAVLGYWVDREQAGRGLVPRAAALLIDHLFAELGMHRIEVTVRPENGPSLRVVDKLHLRPEGMRRSAIHVDGAWRDHLVFALTAEEVRTDDTGRGVLGRLRREFPSR; encoded by the coding sequence ATGGTTCACGTGTGGCCCCTGGTCCTGCGCGACGAGGAGCTCACCCTGCGGCCCCTGCGCCGCCGCGACAGCACCGACTTCGAGCAGCTGCGCGCCCGCAACGCCGACTGGCTGCGGCCGTGGGACGCGACGGACCCGCTCGTCGGCGCGTCGGCCCCCGACTTCCGCACCCTGCGCCGCTGGTCCTCACAGCAGGCGCGGCTCGGTGCCGCGCTGCCGCTCGCCATCGTCGCGGACGGACGGCTGGCCGGGCAGATCACCGCCGGGCCCATCCAGTACGGCGCCGTGCGCTCCGCGGTGCTGGGCTACTGGGTCGATCGCGAGCAGGCCGGCCGTGGTCTCGTGCCGAGAGCGGCGGCCCTGCTCATCGACCATCTCTTCGCCGAGCTCGGCATGCACCGCATCGAGGTGACGGTGCGGCCCGAGAACGGCCCGAGCCTGCGCGTGGTGGACAAGCTGCACCTGCGCCCGGAGGGGATGCGCCGCTCGGCGATCCACGTGGACGGGGCCTGGCGCGATCATCTCGTCTTCGCCCTCACCGCGGAGGAGGTCCGGACCGACGACACGGGGCGCGGGGTCCTCGGCCGCCTCCGTCGAGAATTCCCCTCCCGATGA
- a CDS encoding 5-formyltetrahydrofolate cyclo-ligase yields the protein MDEHAHENPSAEASRRKQDLRRRLRSARTERYGGEAGAERRREEAERLAAHAAPLLALVDELVAASRAAGDDSPAPRVSAYHPTPTEADVMPLARLLAEHGAELVFPAASSGEQLDWVLWDGSSEFLPSPGRGFGREPEGPRLGTEALTTVALVLAPALAVDLGGTRIGHGAGYYDRALTTIPDEARVVAVVHPTELLEAGTLPREEHDVPIPEVLTAEGLVSLVTSARP from the coding sequence ATGGACGAGCACGCGCACGAGAACCCGTCGGCCGAGGCCTCCCGACGCAAGCAGGACCTGCGCCGACGGCTGCGGTCCGCGCGGACCGAGCGCTACGGCGGGGAGGCGGGCGCCGAGCGCCGACGCGAGGAGGCGGAGCGCCTCGCCGCCCATGCCGCTCCCCTGCTCGCACTGGTCGACGAGCTGGTCGCCGCGTCGCGAGCGGCCGGGGACGACTCCCCCGCGCCCCGCGTCTCCGCCTACCACCCGACCCCGACCGAGGCCGACGTGATGCCGCTCGCGCGTCTGCTCGCCGAGCATGGTGCCGAGCTGGTCTTCCCCGCCGCCTCGAGCGGCGAGCAGCTCGATTGGGTGCTGTGGGACGGGTCCTCGGAGTTCCTCCCCTCCCCCGGCAGGGGCTTCGGCCGCGAGCCGGAGGGGCCACGGCTGGGGACCGAGGCGCTGACGACCGTCGCCCTGGTGCTCGCTCCGGCGCTCGCCGTGGACCTGGGCGGCACCCGGATTGGGCACGGTGCCGGCTACTACGACCGGGCGCTGACCACGATCCCCGATGAGGCGCGCGTCGTCGCGGTCGTCCACCCCACCGAGCTGCTCGAGGCCGGGACGCTGCCGCGCGAGGAGCACGACGTGCCGATCCCTGAGGTCCTCACCGCCGAGGGGCTCGTCTCGCTGGTCACCTCCGCGCGACCCTGA
- a CDS encoding SAF domain-containing protein, giving the protein MLSRLRPQLPLWRRALRRRRHTLVVLALAAAAVLVLPALVPASVTGVDTVVAAADLPAGTVLAPEHLRTVRVAPALVPEDAARSTEELLGAETGVAIAAGHALLPSMLDAARAPTVPDGRALMAVPVPDVLTPHLAPGTRIELLTADPMTGTTARIPADVVEVITGGSDGGVTSGFGTEGPARASQALVTVERGRAGEVAHALGAATVTIAVIG; this is encoded by the coding sequence ATGCTCTCCCGGCTCCGCCCCCAGCTGCCCCTCTGGCGCCGTGCCCTGCGCAGGAGGCGACACACCCTCGTGGTCCTCGCCCTCGCGGCCGCGGCCGTCCTGGTCCTCCCGGCGCTCGTGCCCGCGTCGGTGACGGGCGTGGACACCGTGGTCGCCGCCGCGGACCTCCCCGCCGGCACCGTCCTCGCCCCCGAGCACCTCCGCACCGTGCGCGTCGCCCCGGCCCTGGTCCCCGAGGACGCTGCCCGCAGCACCGAGGAGCTTCTCGGCGCCGAGACCGGCGTCGCGATAGCGGCCGGGCATGCGCTCCTGCCCTCGATGCTCGACGCCGCACGCGCCCCGACGGTCCCCGACGGGCGGGCGCTGATGGCGGTGCCGGTCCCCGATGTCCTCACCCCTCACCTCGCGCCGGGGACCCGCATCGAGCTGCTCACCGCGGATCCGATGACAGGGACCACAGCCCGGATCCCGGCCGACGTGGTCGAGGTGATCACGGGCGGGTCCGACGGCGGCGTGACCTCCGGATTCGGGACGGAGGGCCCTGCGCGGGCGAGCCAGGCGCTCGTCACCGTGGAGCGGGGCCGTGCAGGAGAAGTCGCTCACGCTCTCGGCGCGGCAACTGTCACGATCGCCGTGATCGGTTAG
- the mscL gene encoding large conductance mechanosensitive channel protein MscL codes for MKGFKDFVMQGNVIDLAVGVVIGSAFTALIGAFVDNLIQPVINVFGGTNVNGLAFQITNEATVIDLGAILSAIISFLITAAVVYFVFVLPISQARKMDRKRRGLPEEEESSVSEDIVLLTEIRDALTARGTTPPQA; via the coding sequence ATGAAGGGCTTTAAGGACTTCGTCATGCAGGGCAACGTCATCGATCTCGCGGTCGGTGTCGTGATCGGCAGCGCGTTCACCGCGCTGATCGGCGCGTTCGTCGACAACCTGATCCAGCCTGTCATCAACGTCTTCGGCGGCACGAACGTCAACGGCCTCGCGTTCCAGATCACCAACGAGGCGACCGTCATCGACCTCGGCGCGATCCTGTCCGCCATCATCTCGTTCCTGATCACCGCCGCAGTGGTCTACTTCGTCTTCGTCCTCCCGATCTCCCAGGCCCGCAAGATGGACCGCAAGCGCCGCGGCCTGCCCGAGGAGGAGGAGAGCTCGGTGTCCGAGGACATCGTGCTGCTCACCGAGATCCGCGACGCCCTCACCGCGCGCGGCACCACCCCGCCCCAGGCCTGA
- a CDS encoding A/G-specific adenine glycosylase, which yields MSDAVASPHHDAGRDREVPARVVVEAAISWFSRARRDLPWREDDASAWSILVSEVMLQQTPVVRVLPRWQEWMERWPTPADLADAATADVLRAWDRLGYPRRALRLQECARAIVAEHGGEVPRGEEALRSLPGIGEYTAAAVTAFAHHGRAVVVDTNIRRVLARARRGRALPDRSYSAAERALATAMLPADREESVAWNQSVMELGALVCTARAPRCEQCPLAEVGCTWYAAGRPAPEEDTRRRQPFEGTDRQLRGRIMALLREHGSAEPEQLAALDPADPARVVRCATSLLSDGLAVRDPQSVTSAQDTARTQDEQDLPALRLP from the coding sequence ATGAGCGATGCCGTGGCATCGCCCCACCACGACGCGGGTCGGGACCGAGAGGTCCCGGCCCGCGTCGTCGTCGAGGCGGCGATCTCCTGGTTCTCCCGCGCCCGACGCGATCTGCCCTGGCGGGAGGACGACGCCTCGGCCTGGTCGATCCTGGTCTCCGAGGTGATGCTCCAGCAGACCCCCGTGGTCCGGGTGCTGCCTCGCTGGCAGGAGTGGATGGAGCGCTGGCCCACCCCGGCCGATCTCGCCGACGCCGCCACCGCCGACGTGCTGCGGGCCTGGGACCGGCTCGGCTATCCCCGCCGCGCCCTGCGCCTGCAGGAGTGCGCCCGCGCGATCGTCGCCGAGCACGGCGGGGAGGTGCCGCGGGGCGAGGAGGCGCTGCGGTCCCTGCCCGGCATCGGCGAGTACACCGCCGCCGCGGTCACCGCCTTCGCCCACCACGGCCGCGCCGTCGTGGTGGACACGAACATCCGCCGGGTCCTGGCCCGGGCACGCCGGGGCCGCGCGCTGCCGGACCGCTCCTACAGCGCCGCCGAGCGCGCGCTCGCCACCGCCATGCTCCCGGCGGACCGGGAGGAGTCGGTGGCGTGGAACCAGTCGGTGATGGAGCTCGGCGCGCTGGTGTGCACGGCCCGCGCGCCGCGCTGCGAGCAATGCCCTCTCGCCGAGGTCGGCTGCACCTGGTACGCGGCCGGGCGGCCCGCGCCCGAGGAGGACACCCGTCGCCGCCAGCCCTTCGAGGGCACCGACCGTCAGCTGCGCGGGCGGATCATGGCGCTGCTGCGCGAGCACGGGAGCGCAGAGCCCGAGCAGCTCGCGGCCCTGGACCCCGCGGACCCGGCACGGGTGGTGCGCTGCGCGACCTCGCTGCTGAGCGACGGGCTCGCGGTGCGGGATCCCCAGAGTGTCACGAGTGCACAGGACACTGCGAGAACGCAGGACGAGCAGGATCTGCCTGCGCTGCGCCTGCCCTGA
- a CDS encoding amino-acid N-acetyltransferase, whose product MTPTIRPALPADVRSINRLVEPMTHTGILLGKDLVSYYESIQEFLVAVDEDGEVVGCGALHVMWEDLAEVRTLAVHDSHRGTGLGHRMLESLLERAVQLGLQRVFCLTFEVDFFGRHGFEVMAETVDPEIYNQLLRSPDEGIAEFLDLARVKPNTLGNTRMLKVLDRPE is encoded by the coding sequence ATGACCCCCACCATCCGTCCCGCCCTCCCCGCCGACGTCCGGTCGATCAACCGCCTCGTCGAGCCCATGACCCATACCGGCATCCTGCTGGGCAAGGATCTGGTCTCCTACTACGAGTCGATCCAGGAGTTCCTCGTCGCCGTCGACGAGGACGGCGAGGTCGTCGGCTGCGGGGCGCTGCACGTGATGTGGGAGGACCTCGCCGAGGTGCGCACCCTCGCGGTCCACGACTCCCACCGCGGCACGGGTCTCGGCCACCGGATGCTCGAGTCGCTCCTGGAGCGTGCCGTGCAGCTGGGCCTGCAGCGCGTGTTCTGCCTGACCTTCGAGGTGGACTTCTTCGGCCGCCACGGCTTCGAGGTGATGGCCGAGACCGTCGACCCCGAGATCTACAACCAGCTGCTGCGCTCCCCGGACGAGGGCATCGCGGAGTTCCTCGACCTCGCAAGGGTCAAGCCCAACACCCTCGGCAACACCCGCATGCTCAAGGTGCTCGACCGGCCGGAGTGA